The Stigmatopora argus isolate UIUO_Sarg chromosome 23, RoL_Sarg_1.0, whole genome shotgun sequence genome contains a region encoding:
- the rerg gene encoding ras-related and estrogen-regulated growth inhibitor: MAKSPEVKLAVLGRAGVGKSALVVRFLTRRFIWEYDPTLESTYRHQANIDDEVVTMEILDTAGQEDSQQKEGHMRWGDAFMVVYDITDRGSFEDVAPLRTLLEEVKKPKNVPLVLVANKCDLEHARQVTTEEGERLAADMACAFYERSACADQGGAVAEAFHELCREARRRKAVQGKARRRSSTTHVKQAINKMLTKISS; this comes from the exons ATGGCCAAAAGTCCAGAGGTGAAACTGGCGGTTTTGGGGCGAGCGGGGGTGGGAAAGTCAG CGTTGGTGGTGAGGTTTCTGACGAGACGCTTCATCTGGGAGTACGATCCAACTCTTG AATCGACCTATCGCCATCAAGCCAATATCGACGATGAAGTGGTCACCATGGAGATACTCGACACGGCAGGCCAg GAAGACAGCCAGCAAAAGGAAGGCCACATGCGCTGGGGGGACGCCTTCATGGTGGTGTACGACATCACTGACCGCGGCAGCTTCGAGGACGTGGCGCCTCTGCGGACTCTCCTGGAAGAGGTCAAAAAGCCCAAAAATGTGCCGCTGGTCCTGGTGGCCAACAAATGCGACCTGGAGCACGCGCGGCAGGTGACCACCGAGGAGGGCGAGCGCCTGGCGGCCGACATGGCCTGCGCCTTCTACGAGCGCTCGGCGTGCGCCGACCAGGGCGGCGCCGTGGCCGAGGCCTTTCACGAGCTGTGCCGCGAGGCGCGGCGGCGCAAGGCCGTGCAGGGCAAGGCCAGACGCCGCAGCTCCACCACGCACGTCAAGCAGGCCATCAACAAGATGCTGACCAAGATCAGCAGCTAG